From the genome of Rarobacter incanus, one region includes:
- a CDS encoding ROK family transcriptional regulator, giving the protein MEVEDSVGSRLRNRQLALEFIRRTGGCSRSEIMRELGLSRSGVNHLVSALLDEGIIETQTEGPEKPARRGRPSTYLVYRGESGHVAGLDYGHGHVTVAIANLNGEVLAESTARVDVDHDPSGAMEVGKEVFDGLVAQVGGPQIQHVVVGIPGPIDPRTGLMRVPTVLAEWRGLSPQAEFERVFGLPVTMSHDAMLGAYGESTRGAARGLSNVLYIKVSGGVGAAMILNGRPYMGTSGLAGEIGHAPLQGSTELCRCGNRGCLESVVSADTIRRQLGLSAGREFAADSFDVREVTDAAGVRILSEAGWTLGRLLADLCNCLNPQRVVLGGALGAYSSTFLQGVEQSIARYAQPGVIDDLTVVHSQLTDRSEIVGAVMLAAERAAQLVSLGVATERAELVLQ; this is encoded by the coding sequence ATGGAGGTAGAAGATTCGGTCGGTTCGCGACTGCGGAACCGGCAGCTGGCGCTCGAATTCATCCGTCGGACCGGTGGTTGTTCGCGCAGCGAAATCATGCGGGAGCTGGGGTTGTCGCGGAGCGGCGTCAATCACCTCGTAAGCGCTCTGCTCGACGAGGGCATCATTGAGACCCAAACGGAAGGCCCCGAAAAGCCGGCGCGCCGGGGCAGGCCCTCCACCTACCTTGTCTACCGCGGCGAAAGTGGTCACGTGGCCGGCTTGGATTACGGTCACGGGCACGTGACGGTTGCTATCGCTAACCTCAACGGTGAAGTGCTCGCCGAGAGCACGGCGCGGGTCGACGTCGACCACGACCCGAGCGGTGCCATGGAGGTGGGTAAAGAGGTCTTCGACGGGCTCGTGGCGCAGGTCGGGGGCCCGCAAATCCAGCACGTCGTCGTCGGCATCCCGGGACCGATCGATCCGCGCACGGGACTCATGCGGGTTCCCACAGTGTTGGCCGAGTGGCGGGGACTGAGTCCGCAGGCGGAATTCGAACGAGTCTTTGGCCTTCCGGTCACCATGTCCCACGATGCGATGCTGGGCGCCTACGGCGAATCGACCCGCGGGGCCGCCCGGGGACTGAGCAATGTTTTGTATATAAAGGTGTCCGGCGGGGTGGGCGCGGCGATGATCTTGAATGGGCGCCCGTACATGGGAACCAGCGGGCTCGCAGGCGAGATCGGGCACGCGCCGCTGCAAGGCTCCACGGAGCTGTGCCGGTGTGGAAACAGGGGGTGCCTGGAATCTGTGGTGTCGGCCGACACGATCCGCCGCCAGCTGGGACTCTCGGCGGGGCGGGAATTTGCGGCCGATTCGTTCGACGTCCGCGAGGTGACCGACGCGGCCGGGGTGCGGATTCTCTCGGAGGCGGGGTGGACGCTGGGTAGACTCCTGGCGGACCTGTGCAACTGCCTCAATCCGCAGCGAGTCGTGCTGGGGGGCGCCCTGGGCGCCTATTCGTCAACCTTCCTGCAAGGGGTCGAGCAGTCTATCGCGCGCTACGCGCAGCCGGGAGTCATTGACGACCTTACCGTCGTTCATTCGCAACTCACCGATCGCAGTGAGATCGTCGGGGCGGTGATGCTGGCCGCCGAGCGGGCGGCCCAACTTGTCTCACTAGGTGTTGCCACGGAGCGGGCGGAACTCGTCCTTCAATAG
- a CDS encoding Ig-like domain-containing protein, translating to MTTSFRARKSPALRRVAAAVAGALLVGALGAGVPTGAAADSPTPTTSSTVDFDYFADVFPALADQRGSHVFESVTIERLKYILRFKEGNFAILIGDPTDAKLQAKIGLINQAAKAADVKKIYVFNPRIDGAKLNIFDWSELETQLGGDGLTYWEDEGPAATTGGTLLSLLNGDNPEPQFVRDEDGKVTAPYLFVANKDRKNGQDQDDRIVASLSDSQGAAVLATANAQDAYKAQVTSVLASAPLSVNSQFDFYKDEVNRRHLDRYTDATKYGAQILDDADNQDGWRIESLTYPETIDLLTNPLYADSDVPLLFGGTWCHNTRAVIKTVNETAQAANVSTVYNLDFSLFSTSNGRANYDHIRTSGQPVLADGKLVAPGHLYGDLFNKYLDGAVAEYAADGEEGASPNFYYPGGDVSGEVKSARRLQVPALLVYNKNHKDAQGNAQPVVDQAIRYNDNGTYTEYMSEWWYVAGRDLPNTADTTLQGTLAPGGNRLGSQRAFAREAVDEYRRVLGSLTTAAAASNVSVAESDSAISALPVGATTTLSVTVTAPTYSSYISLNTAGQDDALVDGTGAPLGKVIVSNQDGDVIAGPVQLPRATGSVSIDVPARSASDIGSVWTVSYLGHGYAIAPASTPITIGKTATVTLNELPQVSYEQEAQITAQVTAGATGTATITGLPGQPLTATISEGAVAFPLASGIAAGSYPVKVTYSGDSEYASAQSETKTLVIAKAKPVVTVTAAAYAYGKAGASAVTVTTAKKTPATGNVTLTVAGNTLSGKLNSAGAVTFALPANLAVKTQSVTVAYAGDANIAAASSTASVTVTKGKVTKVGAKVTKTPTSKKKGKVRVTVSTAKGLAAASGKVTVTAKKGKKSITVKGTVKSQRVSLTLPKLAKGKWKITAKYAGNGTYSSASSAKVTVKIKK from the coding sequence ATGACAACCTCATTCCGGGCACGGAAATCCCCTGCCCTGCGGCGAGTTGCAGCGGCCGTTGCCGGGGCACTCCTTGTCGGCGCGCTCGGCGCGGGCGTACCGACCGGGGCCGCCGCCGATTCCCCGACGCCCACAACTAGTTCAACAGTCGACTTTGACTATTTCGCCGACGTGTTCCCGGCGCTGGCGGATCAGCGCGGGTCGCACGTATTCGAATCCGTGACGATTGAGCGCTTGAAGTACATCCTGCGGTTCAAAGAGGGGAATTTCGCGATACTCATCGGCGACCCGACGGACGCGAAGCTGCAAGCAAAGATCGGCCTGATCAACCAGGCGGCGAAGGCGGCTGACGTCAAGAAGATCTACGTCTTCAATCCTCGCATCGACGGTGCGAAGCTGAACATCTTCGATTGGTCGGAGTTGGAGACGCAGCTGGGCGGCGACGGGCTCACCTATTGGGAGGACGAGGGCCCGGCGGCCACCACCGGCGGCACCCTATTGAGCCTGCTGAACGGCGACAACCCCGAGCCGCAGTTCGTGCGCGATGAGGACGGCAAGGTCACGGCACCCTATCTGTTCGTCGCGAACAAGGATCGCAAGAACGGTCAGGACCAGGATGATCGCATCGTCGCTTCCCTATCGGATTCGCAAGGCGCTGCGGTCCTCGCGACGGCGAACGCCCAGGACGCCTACAAGGCACAGGTGACGTCCGTCCTTGCCTCCGCCCCCCTGTCCGTGAATTCGCAGTTCGACTTCTACAAGGACGAGGTCAACCGCCGCCACCTGGACCGCTACACCGACGCGACGAAGTACGGCGCGCAGATTCTCGATGACGCCGACAACCAGGACGGCTGGCGCATCGAATCGCTCACGTACCCGGAAACCATCGACCTGCTAACCAATCCGCTGTACGCCGACAGCGACGTGCCGCTGCTGTTCGGTGGAACGTGGTGCCACAACACCCGCGCCGTCATCAAGACCGTCAACGAGACGGCGCAGGCGGCTAACGTTTCCACGGTCTACAACCTCGACTTCTCGCTGTTCTCCACCTCAAACGGTCGCGCAAACTACGACCACATCCGCACCTCCGGGCAGCCAGTGCTGGCGGACGGCAAGCTGGTGGCACCGGGACACCTTTACGGGGACCTTTTCAACAAGTACTTGGACGGCGCGGTCGCCGAATACGCTGCCGACGGGGAAGAAGGCGCAAGCCCCAACTTCTACTACCCGGGCGGCGACGTGAGCGGTGAAGTGAAGTCGGCACGCCGCCTCCAGGTGCCCGCACTGCTTGTCTACAACAAGAACCACAAGGACGCTCAGGGCAACGCGCAACCGGTCGTTGATCAGGCGATTCGCTACAACGATAACGGCACGTACACGGAGTACATGAGCGAATGGTGGTACGTCGCCGGACGCGATTTGCCGAACACGGCCGACACCACCTTGCAAGGCACGCTCGCACCCGGCGGCAACCGGCTGGGCAGCCAGCGTGCATTCGCCCGCGAGGCGGTAGACGAATACCGCCGAGTCCTTGGTTCGCTCACCACGGCGGCCGCTGCCAGCAACGTATCCGTTGCGGAAAGCGATTCTGCGATTTCTGCCCTGCCCGTCGGGGCCACCACGACGCTGTCCGTGACGGTGACGGCGCCGACGTATTCGTCCTACATTTCGTTGAACACGGCCGGGCAGGACGACGCACTGGTTGATGGTACGGGCGCCCCGCTCGGCAAGGTCATCGTCTCAAACCAGGACGGCGACGTCATTGCCGGACCGGTCCAGCTTCCACGCGCAACAGGCTCGGTTTCGATCGATGTGCCTGCCAGGTCGGCCAGCGACATCGGCTCCGTGTGGACGGTGTCTTACCTGGGGCACGGCTACGCGATTGCGCCCGCAAGCACCCCGATCACGATCGGCAAGACGGCGACGGTGACGCTGAACGAACTGCCACAGGTTTCCTATGAGCAGGAGGCTCAGATCACCGCCCAGGTCACCGCGGGGGCAACCGGAACGGCCACGATCACCGGGCTGCCGGGGCAACCACTAACGGCGACGATCAGCGAAGGCGCGGTAGCGTTCCCGCTGGCCAGCGGGATTGCCGCCGGTTCATACCCGGTCAAGGTCACCTACAGCGGCGATTCCGAATACGCCAGCGCCCAGTCAGAAACCAAGACCCTGGTAATCGCGAAGGCCAAGCCCGTCGTCACGGTGACAGCGGCCGCCTACGCCTACGGCAAGGCCGGCGCGTCCGCGGTCACCGTTACGACGGCAAAGAAGACCCCCGCAACGGGCAATGTCACGCTGACCGTGGCAGGCAACACGCTGTCCGGAAAGTTGAATTCCGCGGGCGCCGTGACCTTCGCCTTGCCGGCGAACCTCGCGGTCAAGACGCAGTCGGTCACTGTCGCCTATGCCGGGGATGCCAATATCGCTGCGGCCAGTTCCACGGCTTCGGTGACGGTCACCAAAGGAAAGGTCACGAAGGTGGGGGCAAAGGTGACTAAGACGCCCACCTCCAAGAAGAAGGGAAAGGTGCGGGTTACGGTGTCGACCGCCAAGGGCCTTGCGGCGGCCTCGGGCAAGGTCACGGTGACTGCCAAGAAGGGCAAGAAGTCGATAACCGTCAAGGGGACCGTGAAGTCGCAGAGGGTCAGCCTCACCCTGCCCAAACTCGCCAAGGGCAAGTGGAAGATCACGGCAAAGTATGCGGGCAACGGAACCTACTCGTCTGCTAGCTCCGCCAAGGTCACGGTGAAGATCAAGAAGTAA
- a CDS encoding carbohydrate ABC transporter permease, with protein sequence MTSSAKSASDPILTLAAKPDDFATRKLHKKHRPIGAYIAVAVIMIIFLFPLLYLFNTALKSSQEFITNPVGLVEHPQWSNFAEAWRLGAFGDYILNTALYTFAGASIGTFIALVMGFPVARKYIRGGKLWNALFVLVLFLPNALMTQFHLLLNLHLYDTRIGYILMVGVGVGIGPLLFSGFVKSIPTELDEAAAIDGIGYWRYLFTFVFPLARPALATIFILQAVWIWNEIILATVLLSDSSKWPIATGLNAFKGTYSNNWTLLAAATMIVAGPLIIGYIFIQKYLVNGVVGAVKG encoded by the coding sequence GTGACTTCATCCGCGAAATCCGCCAGCGATCCGATCCTGACTCTGGCGGCGAAGCCGGACGACTTCGCCACGCGCAAGCTGCACAAGAAGCACCGACCGATCGGCGCGTACATTGCGGTCGCCGTGATCATGATCATCTTCCTGTTTCCGCTCCTCTACCTGTTCAACACGGCTCTCAAGAGCAGCCAAGAATTCATCACGAACCCCGTCGGTTTGGTTGAACACCCGCAGTGGAGCAACTTCGCTGAAGCCTGGAGGCTCGGAGCCTTCGGCGACTACATCCTCAATACAGCGCTGTACACGTTTGCGGGCGCGTCGATCGGAACCTTCATTGCCCTGGTGATGGGCTTTCCGGTGGCACGCAAGTACATTCGCGGCGGCAAGCTGTGGAACGCGCTTTTTGTGCTGGTTCTGTTCTTGCCGAATGCGCTGATGACGCAGTTCCACCTGCTGCTCAATCTGCACCTGTACGACACTCGCATCGGGTACATATTGATGGTCGGAGTCGGCGTGGGGATCGGCCCCCTGCTGTTCAGCGGATTTGTGAAGTCCATTCCGACGGAATTGGACGAGGCCGCCGCGATCGACGGCATCGGCTACTGGCGGTACCTGTTTACGTTTGTGTTCCCGCTGGCGCGGCCCGCCTTGGCGACGATCTTCATCCTGCAAGCGGTGTGGATTTGGAACGAGATCATCCTCGCCACAGTTTTGCTTTCGGATTCCTCGAAGTGGCCGATCGCGACCGGTCTCAACGCCTTCAAGGGAACGTACTCGAACAACTGGACCCTGCTTGCGGCCGCAACCATGATCGTTGCCGGGCCACTGATCATTGGTTACATCTTCATCCAGAAGTACTTAGTGAACGGCGTAGTCGGTGCCGTCAAGGGCTGA
- a CDS encoding LacI family DNA-binding transcriptional regulator — METDRVTIVDVAARAGVAISSASAALNGRPGVSEATRARVQRAASELGYVPSLRGRSLSTKRAFAIGFVLQRSLDVLESDPFFASFIGGIEQALSPRGYALVLHMGTNERDTENRYRELAANRRVDGVLLNELRVDDPRLPLMNEIGMPAVGIVPSAEGFELPCVRQPSAPGVAAMVRHLVDQGHTNIAHVSGPARFVHARERVEAWRAEMARHGLRADTLIPGDFTYQGGRAAADAISQMVDRPTAVVCANDLAAVGLIIRAQELGWDVPGDLSVGGYDGIAMGTYIRPTLSTVQAAPRRVAAAAANLLLDVIEDPAGSAGRVVDLAPGQLIVRHSTGKCPK; from the coding sequence GTGGAGACGGATCGCGTCACAATCGTCGATGTCGCGGCGCGCGCCGGGGTTGCGATTAGTTCAGCCTCGGCGGCGCTCAATGGGCGGCCGGGCGTTTCGGAGGCAACGCGCGCACGCGTGCAGCGGGCGGCGAGCGAGCTTGGCTACGTGCCCTCCCTGCGCGGCCGGAGCCTGTCAACCAAGCGCGCATTCGCTATCGGATTTGTGTTGCAGCGCAGCCTGGATGTCCTGGAGTCGGATCCCTTCTTCGCCTCCTTCATCGGCGGGATCGAACAGGCGCTATCGCCGCGTGGCTACGCGCTAGTGCTCCACATGGGGACCAACGAACGCGACACCGAGAACAGGTACCGGGAGTTAGCAGCAAATCGGCGCGTGGACGGGGTCTTGCTCAACGAATTGCGGGTCGATGATCCACGGCTCCCGCTCATGAATGAAATTGGAATGCCTGCGGTTGGGATCGTTCCCAGTGCCGAGGGATTCGAGCTGCCATGCGTGCGGCAGCCGAGCGCGCCGGGTGTCGCGGCGATGGTCCGCCACCTGGTCGACCAGGGGCACACGAACATCGCGCATGTCTCCGGCCCCGCGCGGTTTGTGCATGCCAGGGAGCGCGTCGAAGCGTGGAGGGCGGAGATGGCGCGGCACGGGTTGCGTGCCGATACGCTCATCCCCGGCGACTTTACGTACCAGGGCGGTCGGGCGGCGGCCGATGCGATTTCGCAGATGGTTGATCGGCCGACCGCGGTGGTCTGCGCCAACGATCTTGCGGCGGTGGGCCTGATAATACGGGCGCAGGAACTGGGTTGGGACGTGCCGGGTGACCTGTCCGTCGGGGGCTATGACGGTATCGCGATGGGAACGTACATCAGGCCTACTCTGTCGACCGTGCAGGCCGCCCCGCGGCGCGTGGCGGCGGCCGCGGCCAACCTGCTGCTGGACGTGATCGAGGACCCGGCCGGATCGGCCGGGCGCGTCGTTGACCTGGCCCCGGGGCAGCTGATAGTGCGACACTCGACGGGAAAGTGCCCCAAATAG
- a CDS encoding carbohydrate ABC transporter permease, with translation MAASSSFPFPSRHPVRTSFSVGAIVLIVFAFVPAIAVVVVSFTNLKGLPNLPVDWIGIENYARYFGPARRSDNINALTNTLVFATLATVFQIGIGLAVAILLNRPLKGRNFYRSIVFMPTVLGVTVTALIWSLMFNTSGGPIQSILNAFGTESAFFGDDNIALYLVVFCQVWMQLGVTVIIFLSGLQAIPSDLYEVAGIDGANSWQRFRYVTIPMLAPSITANVLLGIVNAMQSYQLTYVLTGQSNKATQLLSLQVYEQAFGNAQGRQMPGATQGYAAAISMIQFVLVGAITFATLWYLRRREAKL, from the coding sequence ATGGCTGCGTCATCCTCTTTTCCCTTCCCGAGCAGGCACCCCGTCAGGACCTCCTTCTCCGTCGGTGCCATAGTCCTCATCGTCTTCGCGTTTGTGCCTGCGATAGCAGTCGTCGTCGTTTCGTTCACAAACCTGAAGGGCTTGCCGAACCTGCCGGTCGACTGGATCGGCATTGAAAACTATGCGCGGTACTTCGGCCCCGCGCGGCGCTCGGACAACATCAACGCCCTGACGAACACGCTCGTCTTCGCGACGCTCGCAACCGTGTTTCAGATCGGCATCGGCTTGGCCGTGGCGATCCTGCTGAACCGGCCGCTGAAGGGCCGCAACTTCTACCGCTCGATCGTCTTCATGCCGACCGTGCTGGGTGTCACCGTCACGGCGCTGATATGGAGCCTGATGTTCAACACATCGGGTGGCCCAATCCAAAGCATCCTGAATGCATTCGGAACCGAATCGGCGTTCTTCGGAGACGACAATATCGCCCTGTATCTCGTGGTGTTCTGCCAGGTTTGGATGCAACTCGGTGTGACCGTGATCATCTTCCTGTCGGGACTGCAAGCGATCCCCTCGGATCTGTACGAGGTGGCCGGGATCGACGGCGCCAACAGTTGGCAGCGATTCCGCTACGTCACGATTCCGATGCTGGCCCCCTCCATCACCGCGAACGTGCTGCTCGGCATCGTCAACGCCATGCAGTCGTACCAGTTGACGTACGTGTTGACTGGCCAGAGCAACAAGGCGACGCAACTTCTCTCGCTCCAGGTATACGAGCAGGCCTTCGGCAATGCGCAGGGCCGCCAGATGCCGGGGGCGACCCAGGGGTATGCTGCCGCGATTTCAATGATCCAGTTCGTATTGGTCGGTGCCATCACGTTCGCAACGCTGTGGTACCTGCGCCGACGGGAGGCCAAGCTGTGA
- a CDS encoding glycoside hydrolase family 130 protein, whose protein sequence is MNSPQQAAVAEATETVPYKLTRLGVIMSPEPGNELEAEGVLNPATGWDGDGNLYLYPRLVAKGNVSRIGRARVVIDQGVPVGVVREDVVLTPDRGWEHGSDHGGVEDPRITWVPSLGTHVMTYVAYGPLGPRPALAVSRDGKVWDRLGPLLFGYEDDLDTDLNLFPNKDVVYFPEIVPGPGGKPSYAVLHRPMWDFSFVRPGEPAPLPAGTTDDRASIWISYIDAAEVAKDISALTRLSGHTFVAGSVYDWEALKVGGGPAPLRIPEGWLVLHHGVTGTIEAGGFTPQQNVRYVAGALILDANDPSQVIARTPQPLLEPATAEETSGTVSNVVFPTAIEKIEGNYFVFYGMADSKIGVARLDRV, encoded by the coding sequence ATGAACTCGCCTCAGCAGGCCGCGGTAGCCGAAGCTACGGAAACTGTTCCGTACAAGCTGACACGCTTGGGCGTCATTATGAGCCCGGAGCCAGGTAACGAACTTGAAGCAGAGGGCGTCCTGAATCCGGCAACCGGATGGGATGGCGACGGTAATCTCTACCTGTACCCGCGCCTGGTGGCGAAAGGGAATGTCTCGCGCATTGGCCGGGCCAGGGTCGTCATCGACCAGGGCGTGCCGGTCGGAGTGGTCCGCGAGGACGTGGTGCTGACCCCCGACCGCGGTTGGGAACACGGCTCCGATCACGGCGGCGTTGAGGATCCGCGCATCACCTGGGTGCCATCGTTGGGCACGCACGTCATGACGTATGTTGCCTACGGCCCGCTTGGGCCTCGTCCCGCTTTGGCCGTGTCGCGCGATGGGAAGGTCTGGGACCGGCTCGGTCCGCTGCTCTTCGGATACGAGGATGACCTGGATACGGATCTGAACCTGTTCCCGAACAAGGACGTCGTCTACTTCCCGGAGATCGTGCCGGGACCCGGCGGCAAGCCATCGTATGCCGTGTTGCACCGGCCGATGTGGGACTTCTCGTTTGTGCGGCCGGGCGAACCCGCGCCGCTTCCCGCGGGAACGACCGACGACCGGGCCTCGATCTGGATCTCGTACATCGACGCGGCCGAGGTCGCGAAGGACATCTCGGCGCTCACTCGCCTGTCGGGGCACACGTTCGTGGCGGGCTCGGTGTACGACTGGGAAGCGCTCAAGGTCGGCGGTGGGCCCGCCCCGCTGCGGATACCCGAAGGGTGGCTGGTGCTGCACCACGGGGTGACCGGAACGATCGAGGCCGGCGGGTTCACCCCGCAGCAAAACGTCCGGTACGTCGCGGGCGCCTTGATTCTGGATGCGAACGATCCGTCGCAGGTCATTGCGCGCACGCCCCAGCCGCTCCTGGAACCCGCCACCGCCGAGGAAACCTCCGGGACCGTTTCCAACGTGGTGTTCCCGACCGCCATCGAGAAGATCGAGGGTAACTATTTCGTGTTCTACGGAATGGCCGACTCCAAGATCGGCGTGGCGCGGTTGGACCGCGTGTAG
- the manA gene encoding mannose-6-phosphate isomerase, class I, which produces MLRLQGRLQAYDWGSREALPAFLGLPGDGRPWAEIWYGAHPSAPALASSVSPCVPAAGVDADLGPRSERLDRWLAENPRALREPNGRALPYLVKLLAAARPLSLQVHPNSDQAARGFAREGADRTPPASRNYADDKHKPETLLALVPTRALAGFRDAESVAADLERLAPDVLRAAISQLRQPANGLRDAFETVLRLDRGAIDSALTALQGIPLAGSGGSGGSAPADGTWGQDSLAVAREVLEFYPGDVGVLATIFLQPRSLEPGAALSVGAGVVHCYLDGLGLEVMASSDNVIRAGLTSKRVDIDELLAIVDFTAGGALVDHPRAEGGANATVQSYPAHFSEYQVTIYGIAGASVETKGAHGARVAIALDGQTRANCPDGRAALVAGDAVFLGAGESLELSGHGRVAVVGVP; this is translated from the coding sequence ATGCTGAGGTTGCAGGGCCGACTCCAGGCATACGATTGGGGATCGCGTGAGGCGCTTCCGGCCTTCCTGGGCCTTCCAGGTGACGGCAGGCCCTGGGCGGAAATCTGGTACGGCGCGCACCCATCGGCTCCGGCACTCGCCAGCTCCGTGTCGCCGTGCGTGCCGGCCGCGGGCGTCGACGCGGACTTGGGCCCCAGATCCGAGCGCCTCGACCGATGGCTTGCCGAAAACCCCCGCGCGCTGCGCGAGCCGAACGGACGCGCCCTGCCGTACCTGGTGAAGCTGCTCGCGGCGGCGAGGCCACTTTCGCTCCAGGTGCATCCCAACAGCGACCAGGCCGCGCGGGGATTTGCGCGGGAGGGCGCCGACCGCACGCCGCCGGCGAGCCGCAACTACGCCGACGACAAGCACAAACCCGAAACCCTGCTGGCACTGGTTCCGACGCGCGCCCTGGCCGGCTTCCGGGACGCGGAATCCGTCGCGGCGGACCTCGAAAGGCTCGCGCCGGACGTGCTGCGGGCGGCAATTTCGCAGTTGCGACAGCCCGCGAACGGGCTGCGGGACGCATTCGAAACGGTTCTGCGCCTGGATCGCGGCGCCATAGATTCGGCGCTGACCGCGCTGCAAGGCATTCCCCTGGCAGGCAGCGGCGGCAGCGGCGGCAGCGCGCCGGCCGATGGCACCTGGGGGCAGGATTCCCTGGCGGTTGCGCGGGAGGTCCTGGAGTTCTACCCCGGCGACGTGGGCGTTTTGGCCACGATCTTCCTGCAACCTAGATCGCTCGAACCGGGAGCGGCGCTGAGCGTCGGCGCGGGGGTTGTGCACTGCTACCTCGACGGGCTGGGCCTGGAGGTCATGGCCAGTTCGGACAACGTGATCCGGGCCGGCCTCACCTCGAAGCGGGTCGACATCGACGAACTCCTGGCGATCGTGGATTTCACGGCGGGCGGGGCGCTCGTCGATCATCCACGAGCGGAAGGTGGCGCCAATGCGACTGTGCAGTCCTACCCGGCGCATTTTAGCGAATACCAGGTCACCATCTACGGGATCGCCGGTGCCAGCGTTGAAACGAAAGGCGCGCACGGGGCGCGTGTCGCGATAGCGTTGGACGGGCAGACCAGGGCGAATTGCCCCGATGGACGAGCCGCCCTAGTCGCTGGTGACGCCGTATTTTTAGGCGCCGGCGAGTCCCTGGAGCTGTCGGGGCACGGGCGGGTGGCGGTCGTCGGCGTGCCGTGA
- a CDS encoding ABC transporter substrate-binding protein, which yields MATKKLRRSTAIGRIVAATATLGLVAGLAACGGGSSDTATSTGGSGSPSASDVTGDLNILVSSADASDKAFGEVIDAFNAKYPNAKATLNSVPNDTYPTTKSAQLTAGKVDVFVVKTFREMPDYAQDSVSEDVQLAQSGGLVDLTDQAFMKNYTQSVLDSQAIGGKQYAVPTGTSYVTGVYYNKKIFSDNGIEAPTTWSELQAATEKLEKAGVTAFGIGGKDTWPAGLVMLGAVGSEYPTAADKQATIDGLWNQSVSLTSGKPLDVLKKTQWVFEHAQKNFSGAGYDDMPAAFARGEFAMLPDGTWNQPTIATAVNDQFEIGYFPFPGSDNAADNKYLNGKIELQLAVSASSKNQAAALAFLDLFSQKDTYTKFVETSGFSSAQPDIDQSDFLNSIADQTSQFEPVWESLWIANPNAGDDASFPFNYPALKPLGSSDAAGAAAAAESAWTKAF from the coding sequence ATGGCAACGAAGAAGTTGCGCCGTTCGACGGCAATCGGCCGCATTGTTGCGGCAACAGCAACGCTCGGTCTGGTCGCAGGGCTGGCGGCTTGTGGCGGTGGTTCATCTGACACGGCGACATCGACGGGCGGATCCGGCAGCCCATCAGCATCCGACGTCACCGGCGACCTGAACATCCTCGTTTCGAGCGCGGACGCGTCGGACAAGGCATTCGGCGAGGTCATTGACGCGTTCAACGCGAAGTACCCGAACGCAAAGGCGACGCTCAACTCCGTACCCAACGACACGTACCCGACCACAAAGTCGGCGCAGCTTACCGCGGGCAAGGTTGACGTATTCGTCGTCAAGACGTTCCGCGAAATGCCCGACTACGCGCAGGATTCGGTTTCCGAAGACGTCCAGCTGGCTCAGTCGGGTGGCCTCGTCGACCTGACCGACCAGGCGTTCATGAAGAACTACACGCAGTCGGTCCTGGATTCGCAGGCGATCGGCGGCAAGCAGTACGCGGTTCCCACCGGAACGTCCTACGTCACCGGCGTGTACTACAACAAGAAGATCTTCTCGGACAACGGAATTGAGGCCCCGACCACGTGGAGCGAGCTGCAAGCTGCCACGGAAAAGCTAGAAAAGGCGGGCGTCACCGCCTTCGGCATCGGCGGCAAGGACACCTGGCCCGCAGGCCTGGTCATGCTCGGCGCGGTCGGCTCGGAGTACCCGACGGCCGCCGACAAGCAGGCAACGATTGACGGGCTGTGGAACCAGAGCGTGTCCCTGACCTCCGGCAAGCCCCTCGACGTCTTGAAGAAGACGCAGTGGGTCTTCGAGCACGCGCAGAAGAACTTCTCGGGTGCGGGCTACGACGACATGCCGGCGGCGTTTGCGCGCGGCGAGTTCGCGATGCTGCCCGACGGCACGTGGAACCAACCGACCATTGCCACTGCTGTGAACGACCAGTTCGAGATCGGCTACTTCCCGTTCCCGGGGTCGGACAACGCCGCCGACAACAAGTACCTGAACGGAAAGATCGAACTGCAACTCGCCGTGTCGGCCTCCTCGAAGAACCAGGCTGCGGCGCTGGCCTTCCTGGACTTGTTCTCGCAAAAGGACACCTACACCAAGTTCGTCGAGACGTCCGGATTCAGCTCGGCTCAGCCCGACATCGACCAGAGCGACTTCCTGAACAGCATCGCCGACCAGACCTCGCAGTTTGAGCCGGTGTGGGAGTCCTTGTGGATCGCCAACCCGAATGCGGGCGACGACGCATCCTTCCCGTTCAACTACCCTGCGCTCAAGCCGCTCGGATCGAGCGATGCCGCGGGCGCCGCGGCCGCCGCTGAATCTGCGTGGACCAAGGCGTTCTAG